The following proteins come from a genomic window of Gottfriedia acidiceleris:
- a CDS encoding oxidoreductase, with product MEKIKVGLVGYGFSGATFHAPFISVLEEYELRKVVSSKKEDVQRDLGDVEVVKSLDEVLKDEMIDLVVITTPSGMHYEMAKQSLEAGKHVILEKPMVVEAWEAEDLIKIAKEKNLLLSVYHNRRWDNDFLTVKKLINEGVLGEINTYQVHFDRYKPEVRNRWREKQGPGSGVLYDLGSHLIDQALSLFGQPQFIFADVFAQRENAETDDYFHIILGYDKLRVILHSGSIIPSNGPRFQVHGNKGSFIKDGIDGQEAALKEGKKPTEQTWGTDEPQFYGKLYSIDGEKEKIETIPGSYTTYYKKIAESILKGSDAPVTGIEGLFVIKIIEAALKSSEEKKVIYL from the coding sequence ATGGAAAAAATTAAGGTTGGTTTAGTTGGATATGGTTTTTCAGGAGCTACGTTCCACGCACCATTTATTAGTGTATTAGAAGAATATGAATTGAGAAAAGTTGTAAGTTCAAAAAAGGAAGATGTTCAAAGAGATTTAGGAGATGTAGAGGTAGTAAAAAGTTTAGATGAGGTTTTAAAGGATGAAATGATTGACTTAGTTGTCATTACTACGCCAAGTGGTATGCATTATGAAATGGCAAAACAAAGTTTAGAAGCTGGTAAACATGTTATTTTAGAAAAACCGATGGTAGTAGAAGCATGGGAAGCAGAAGACTTAATTAAGATTGCTAAAGAAAAGAATTTACTGCTAAGCGTTTATCATAACAGAAGATGGGATAATGACTTTTTAACAGTTAAAAAGCTAATAAATGAAGGTGTATTGGGAGAAATCAATACATATCAAGTTCATTTTGACCGTTATAAACCAGAAGTAAGAAATCGATGGAGAGAAAAACAAGGACCTGGTTCTGGCGTGTTATATGATTTAGGTTCACATTTAATTGATCAAGCTTTAAGCCTTTTTGGACAACCTCAATTCATTTTTGCGGATGTATTTGCACAAAGAGAAAATGCAGAAACAGATGATTATTTCCATATTATTTTAGGATATGACAAATTACGTGTAATTTTACATTCTGGTTCCATCATCCCAAGTAACGGACCACGCTTTCAAGTACATGGAAACAAAGGGAGCTTTATTAAAGATGGAATTGATGGACAAGAAGCAGCTCTAAAAGAAGGTAAAAAACCAACTGAACAAACATGGGGAACAGATGAACCACAATTCTATGGAAAGCTTTATTCTATTGACGGTGAAAAAGAAAAAATTGAAACAATACCAGGCTCGTATACAACGTATTATAAGAAAATTGCTGAAAGTATATTAAAAGGTTCAGATGCTCCAGTTACGGGTATAGAAGGTTTATTTGTTATTAAAATTATTGAAGCGGCACTTAAAAGTAGTGAAGAAAAGAAAGTGATTTATCTATAA
- a CDS encoding XapX domain-containing protein: MHEIIMSLIAGLIVGVVFTLIKLPIPAPPVFSAICGIIGVWGGMKLVQLFI, translated from the coding sequence ATGCATGAAATAATTATGAGCTTAATCGCAGGTTTAATTGTTGGAGTTGTATTTACTCTCATTAAATTACCAATTCCGGCACCACCTGTATTTTCAGCAATCTGTGGGATTATAGGTGTGTGGGGTGGCATGAAATTGGTTCAACTATTTATATAA
- a CDS encoding DUF4362 domain-containing protein, with translation MYKSIVSFMLLIFLGFSFDHFMVAKASVYTKEMLKKEIENYGEKATNKIPASYSKEDALKNGDILIIGRTTNHNERIQKFINNVKNKKPDFIRFVEFTSKGDPVITEYQYNGKLIYYRFDSSRDRTDRYRKGTFAMSKFVTGPKVLEDYCQKLVVNSNTSYLTNCYHFDKVEF, from the coding sequence ATGTATAAATCAATCGTATCGTTTATGCTTTTAATATTTCTTGGTTTTTCCTTCGATCATTTTATGGTAGCAAAGGCTAGTGTATATACGAAAGAAATGTTAAAAAAAGAAATTGAGAATTACGGAGAAAAAGCAACTAACAAAATCCCGGCATCCTATAGTAAAGAAGATGCGCTAAAAAATGGAGATATATTAATAATAGGAAGAACTACTAATCATAATGAACGGATTCAAAAATTTATTAATAATGTAAAAAATAAGAAGCCTGACTTTATTCGATTTGTTGAATTTACTTCAAAAGGTGATCCAGTAATTACAGAATATCAATATAATGGAAAATTAATTTATTATCGATTCGATAGTTCAAGGGATCGAACAGACCGATATCGAAAAGGTACATTTGCGATGAGTAAATTTGTTACAGGACCAAAAGTATTAGAAGACTATTGCCAAAAGCTAGTCGTAAATTCAAATACGTCATATTTAACAAATTGTTATCATTTTGATAAGGTGGAATTTTAA
- a CDS encoding glycosyltransferase family 2 protein encodes MQFVTILILFLCTFFPILHMINSLPIFFNRKKFQQNLVRTNKSISILIPCFNEESIIETAIKGINRLDYSAKEVIYINDGSQDGTMKILHKLLRLLPEERKISNQLKSNTIKNFYKSTIYPNVYVIDKVNGGKHDALNAGIEYSKNELVVTLDADSILANDALDVLNEVFQDPDVLAAGGMVHPLQGVQFNHENIDRTLKVNHVIRFQIFEFIKGFYINRVSLAKFDALSVISGAFGVFNREILFKVGGYRKTLGEDIDITLKFQQYILKNPGKRMVFVPNAVCYTECPETWKDLFKQRVRWQKAFIDCVIYNFPMLIKTFLFRTVSFFMLIDSFILGTVAIYFTLFNFGYMLFTNIGHAQNLLLFYLLGVVSLNFIYSLFAMYLANYYGVKFKGKEKIRLTVTIILDLFVYRFVTLFFVLFGTISYFINRNDWNKVSRSGRIYELEKDKGMKNVG; translated from the coding sequence ATGCAATTTGTTACAATACTCATCCTATTCTTATGTACCTTCTTCCCAATCTTACATATGATTAATTCGCTTCCAATTTTTTTTAATCGTAAGAAGTTCCAACAAAACCTTGTAAGAACTAATAAAAGCATCAGTATACTTATTCCATGCTTTAACGAAGAAAGCATTATCGAAACAGCAATAAAAGGTATTAATAGATTAGATTACTCAGCAAAAGAAGTTATTTACATTAACGATGGTTCTCAAGATGGAACCATGAAAATTTTGCATAAACTTCTTCGTCTTTTACCGGAAGAGCGAAAGATATCAAATCAGTTAAAGAGTAATACAATCAAAAACTTTTATAAATCGACTATTTACCCTAATGTCTACGTAATTGATAAAGTTAATGGTGGAAAACATGACGCCTTAAACGCTGGAATCGAATACTCAAAAAATGAATTAGTCGTAACTTTAGATGCAGATAGTATTCTAGCAAACGACGCATTGGATGTCCTAAACGAAGTTTTCCAAGATCCTGATGTATTAGCAGCAGGAGGAATGGTGCATCCCCTTCAGGGTGTCCAATTTAATCATGAAAATATCGATCGCACTTTAAAGGTAAATCATGTCATTCGATTTCAAATTTTTGAATTCATAAAAGGATTCTATATTAATAGAGTTTCTCTTGCGAAATTCGATGCACTCTCCGTTATTTCTGGGGCATTCGGGGTATTTAATAGAGAAATTTTATTTAAAGTTGGTGGATATAGAAAGACTTTAGGAGAAGATATCGACATTACATTAAAATTTCAACAGTACATTTTAAAAAATCCTGGCAAGAGAATGGTGTTTGTACCAAATGCTGTCTGTTATACGGAGTGTCCAGAAACCTGGAAGGATTTATTTAAACAAAGGGTTCGTTGGCAAAAGGCATTTATTGATTGTGTCATTTATAATTTTCCGATGCTTATAAAGACCTTTTTATTTCGCACTGTTTCTTTCTTTATGTTAATCGATTCTTTTATTTTAGGTACAGTTGCTATTTATTTTACACTTTTTAATTTTGGCTATATGTTGTTTACAAATATAGGACATGCTCAAAATCTACTATTATTCTATCTGCTTGGGGTTGTATCTTTAAATTTTATATATAGTCTATTTGCTATGTATTTGGCTAATTATTATGGCGTTAAATTTAAAGGCAAAGAAAAGATCAGATTAACGGTTACAATTATTTTAGACCTATTTGTCTATCGTTTTGTAACATTATTTTTTGTATTATTTGGAACTATTTCCTATTTTATAAACCGGAATGATTGGAACAAAGTATCACGATCGGGAAGAATTTATGAGTTAGAAAAGGATAAAGGAATGAAGAACGTTGGATAA
- a CDS encoding heme-degrading domain-containing protein, with translation MVEPTIQQKLEEVRKQEEKLIFKSFSNENALEIGLLIIEASKEFDKPVAINILKNGQSVFHYAMDHTAPDQDLWIKRKSNIVLRHHCSSYYMRLYNEMKNRSYNEFYSASPYEFAAHGGAFPIKIEGSGVIGVITVSGLAQEDDHHLIVEALAKFLNKTF, from the coding sequence ATGGTAGAGCCAACTATTCAACAAAAACTTGAAGAGGTAAGGAAACAAGAAGAAAAGCTAATCTTTAAAAGTTTTTCAAATGAAAATGCTTTAGAAATTGGTTTGTTAATAATTGAAGCATCTAAAGAATTTGATAAACCAGTTGCTATAAATATTCTGAAAAACGGTCAAAGTGTTTTTCATTATGCAATGGATCATACAGCACCTGACCAAGATTTATGGATCAAACGAAAATCTAATATTGTTCTCCGTCATCATTGTAGCTCCTATTATATGAGACTATACAACGAGATGAAAAATAGATCATATAACGAATTTTACTCAGCCAGTCCCTATGAGTTTGCTGCACATGGTGGGGCATTTCCAATTAAAATTGAAGGATCGGGTGTAATTGGTGTAATTACTGTTTCAGGCTTAGCACAAGAGGATGATCATCATTTAATTGTGGAGGCATTAGCCAAATTCCTAAATAAAACGTTTTAA
- a CDS encoding RtcB family protein, with protein MLEFNGKYNNGKILLDYVDTNVITRLKTILDTECFANSNIVVMPDCHISSGGVMVGFTMTLNDFIIPSIVGVDIGCGVSAYNLGRMKSIKSEKLDKFIRKNIPIGSNIHDEPVIEPVEIAEAIKRLNLNYMYVMNSIATLGSGNHFIEIDKDENNHFWLVIHTGSRNFGFEIAKHHMNVAKENMKQLFGENYKGFDYLSKQEEKDEYLRDLSIAQHFASLNRETIAKIIIEKYFKLDFDSIKKIESVHNYIDLKNNILRKGAISAREGEEIIIPFNMAYGCVVGKGKSSSDYNYSAPHGAGRIMSRTDAVYKVDLDVYQKAMKGVYTTSVNKHTVDESPMVYKKPKLILENITEQIEIDFFMKPVYNLKAEK; from the coding sequence ATGTTAGAATTCAACGGAAAATATAATAATGGAAAAATACTACTTGATTATGTTGATACAAATGTCATTACACGATTAAAAACAATCTTGGATACTGAATGCTTTGCAAATTCAAACATTGTCGTTATGCCAGACTGCCATATTTCTAGTGGAGGTGTCATGGTAGGTTTTACGATGACGTTGAATGATTTTATTATTCCTTCAATCGTCGGTGTAGATATTGGATGTGGAGTTAGTGCATACAATCTAGGGCGTATGAAATCAATAAAGAGTGAAAAACTCGATAAGTTCATCCGGAAAAATATCCCGATTGGTTCAAATATCCATGACGAGCCAGTTATTGAACCGGTAGAGATTGCAGAAGCTATTAAGAGACTTAATCTGAACTACATGTATGTAATGAACAGTATTGCAACGCTAGGCTCCGGTAATCATTTTATCGAAATTGATAAAGATGAGAATAATCATTTTTGGCTTGTAATCCACACAGGTTCAAGAAATTTTGGATTTGAAATTGCAAAACATCATATGAATGTCGCTAAAGAAAATATGAAACAATTATTCGGAGAAAATTATAAAGGATTCGATTATTTATCTAAACAGGAAGAAAAAGATGAATATTTAAGAGATCTATCAATTGCTCAACATTTCGCTTCGTTAAATAGAGAGACGATTGCTAAAATCATCATTGAAAAATATTTTAAGCTCGATTTTGATTCGATTAAAAAAATTGAATCGGTACATAATTATATCGACCTTAAAAACAATATTTTAAGAAAAGGTGCAATATCAGCTCGAGAGGGTGAAGAAATAATTATCCCATTTAATATGGCATATGGTTGTGTTGTAGGAAAAGGTAAAAGTTCAAGTGACTACAATTATTCAGCACCACACGGGGCAGGGCGAATAATGAGCCGAACTGACGCAGTCTATAAGGTCGACTTAGATGTTTACCAAAAAGCAATGAAGGGCGTATATACAACCTCTGTTAACAAACATACAGTTGATGAATCACCAATGGTATATAAAAAGCCTAAATTAATATTAGAAAATATTACAGAACAAATTGAGATCGATTTCTTTATGAAACCGGTTTACAATCTAAAAGCTGAGAAATAA
- a CDS encoding histidine phosphatase family protein — MTNLYLVRHAHATYTPDELGRPLSKRGFTDASIVTKLLLKEKIDYVISSPYKRAIQTVEEIAKSLNLEIMIEVNFKERLLSHEPVEDFEKVIKEVWMDFNRSLNGGESNYTAQKRGIEAINKLLKNYSGKNIVIGTHGNMMVLIMNYFDQKYDFNFWNGLAMPDIYKLTFEGNSLVEVKRIWK, encoded by the coding sequence ATTACAAATTTATACTTAGTCAGACATGCGCATGCAACTTATACTCCTGATGAATTGGGCCGACCATTATCTAAAAGAGGATTCACTGATGCAAGTATTGTTACTAAACTACTACTAAAAGAAAAAATCGACTACGTTATTTCAAGTCCATATAAACGGGCAATTCAAACTGTTGAAGAGATAGCCAAATCATTAAATTTAGAAATTATGATAGAAGTAAATTTTAAAGAGCGACTCCTATCACATGAGCCAGTTGAGGATTTTGAAAAAGTCATAAAAGAAGTTTGGATGGACTTTAATCGATCGTTGAATGGTGGAGAGTCAAATTATACAGCTCAAAAACGAGGAATAGAAGCAATAAACAAACTATTAAAAAATTATTCCGGTAAAAATATTGTTATTGGTACGCATGGTAATATGATGGTACTCATTATGAATTATTTTGATCAAAAATATGATTTCAATTTTTGGAATGGACTTGCTATGCCGGATATTTATAAATTAACTTTTGAAGGTAATTCATTAGTTGAAGTGAAAAGAATATGGAAATAG
- a CDS encoding polysaccharide deacetylase family protein — translation MDKKLVIVYAVLISSFLIAYPFMRSSASYLSEPKPQNDSQQTTNCINFQSKVKTPQEIQKNKNKANIIFTMDDGWETQFTKGFKILKENDVKGSIAVIPSKIGTEGYMSLRQLNTLYRSGWDLMNHTNTHRHLASLNNKEQKSELNDARKWLDQHCFTRASNIAVYPYGSFNQDTLKILQEEHYRSARTIKDGIQTNNIKKYEVRTINLLPSTDITWVKDQIDFAIKTNQSIVFTNHRFEKKADKAQMNFDPEKFKTIVNYVVSKKDELNILTYSEWLDIKEIK, via the coding sequence TTGGATAAAAAACTTGTTATCGTATATGCTGTTCTGATTTCATCATTCTTAATAGCATATCCATTTATGAGAAGTAGTGCATCTTATTTGTCAGAGCCTAAACCACAAAATGATTCGCAGCAAACTACTAATTGTATAAATTTTCAAAGTAAAGTTAAAACACCACAAGAAATTCAAAAAAACAAAAATAAAGCTAACATTATTTTTACAATGGATGATGGATGGGAAACGCAATTTACGAAAGGTTTTAAAATCTTAAAGGAAAATGATGTAAAAGGAAGCATTGCTGTCATACCTTCGAAAATAGGTACTGAAGGATATATGTCATTACGTCAATTAAATACTTTATATCGATCTGGTTGGGATTTAATGAATCATACAAATACACATCGACATTTAGCAAGTTTAAATAACAAAGAACAAAAAAGTGAATTAAACGATGCACGAAAATGGCTTGATCAACACTGTTTTACAAGAGCTAGTAATATCGCTGTTTATCCATATGGGTCTTTTAATCAAGATACTTTAAAAATTTTGCAGGAAGAACATTATCGAAGTGCTCGTACCATTAAGGATGGAATACAAACAAACAATATCAAAAAATATGAAGTTCGCACGATAAATTTACTTCCTAGTACAGATATTACATGGGTTAAAGATCAAATTGACTTCGCAATTAAGACGAATCAATCGATTGTATTTACTAACCATCGATTTGAAAAAAAAGCTGATAAAGCTCAAATGAATTTTGATCCAGAAAAGTTTAAAACGATTGTTAATTATGTCGTAAGTAAAAAAGATGAATTAAACATTTTGACATATTCTGAATGGCTAGATATAAAAGAGATTAAATAA
- a CDS encoding COG4705 family protein, with protein MSNAKQVLKSSVSKIPQLTLLFWIMKIAATTLGETGSDLVTVPGTEDNYLTPFLFFVGVFAVFLMIQLFVKRYVSTVYWTVILSTSLAGTAFSDYMDRSLGLGYMKGSLILISLLAIIFIFWYFTEPTLNVKNIATKRVEVLYWVAILVSNTLGTAAGDFLSHKTEGVGTLAGGGSYLEQGLGLTIAQGAMLTGGLILLILLAYWFTNINRVFLFWVAFVLTRPFGATFGDFLIKPQEKGGLGLENGTQIASAILLGVLIICIIIQFVTDKSKLKKSEMNESTIQVS; from the coding sequence ATGTCAAATGCAAAACAAGTTTTAAAGTCGTCAGTTAGTAAAATACCACAATTGACACTGTTATTTTGGATCATGAAGATTGCTGCAACAACACTTGGAGAAACGGGTAGTGATTTAGTAACTGTACCTGGAACAGAAGATAATTATTTAACTCCTTTTCTGTTTTTCGTAGGTGTATTTGCTGTTTTTTTAATGATTCAATTGTTTGTAAAGAGATATGTATCAACTGTCTATTGGACAGTTATTCTATCTACTAGTCTTGCAGGTACAGCGTTTTCAGATTATATGGATCGTTCATTAGGGTTAGGTTATATGAAAGGCTCACTAATTCTAATAAGTTTACTTGCTATCATTTTTATTTTTTGGTATTTTACAGAGCCAACGTTAAACGTGAAAAATATTGCGACGAAAAGAGTAGAGGTTTTATATTGGGTTGCTATTCTTGTATCTAATACATTGGGCACAGCAGCTGGTGATTTTCTGTCACATAAAACTGAAGGGGTAGGTACATTAGCAGGTGGAGGAAGTTACCTAGAACAAGGGTTAGGATTAACTATCGCTCAAGGTGCAATGCTTACTGGTGGTCTAATATTATTAATTCTTTTAGCATACTGGTTTACAAATATAAATAGAGTATTTTTATTTTGGGTAGCGTTCGTACTAACACGACCGTTCGGAGCGACATTTGGAGATTTCCTAATTAAACCACAAGAAAAAGGCGGATTAGGATTAGAGAATGGTACACAAATCGCATCTGCAATTTTATTAGGTGTTCTTATAATCTGTATAATCATCCAGTTTGTAACAGATAAATCAAAATTAAAAAAATCGGAAATGAATGAATCTACTATTCAAGTAAGTTAA
- a CDS encoding NupC/NupG family nucleoside CNT transporter — MSYIIAIIGIILILIISWLMSNDKKHINYKAVAIMLVVQLILAWFMLKTSIGRTVLQKIVSFFNKVLSFGNEGISFVFGDLSTKGYFWINVLMMIIFVSSLLSILTYTRILPLAIKYIGGAVAKITGLPKIESFVAVNSMVFGDTTAILSVKTELHKLTPNRLFVVVTSSLVAVSCSILGAYMQMIPPEYVLVALPINVFSGLILSSMACPVTSEQDEDINVKEMIKEKSLFEAIGNGALDGGKVALIVGAMLITYIGLLAMINFVFNSIIGMTFTEILGYVFAPVAFIMGIPTDELVRSGSVMGTKVAANEFVAMLDFQKIIPNLSTKTVAIVSSFLVSFANFSSIGIIYGAIAAIDKKQSELFAKFGLKVLLVATLGSVLTGTIVGLFVR; from the coding sequence ATGTCATATATTATTGCAATCATTGGCATTATCTTGATACTTATTATTAGTTGGCTAATGTCTAATGATAAAAAGCACATTAACTATAAAGCTGTTGCAATTATGTTAGTGGTCCAATTGATTTTAGCTTGGTTTATGCTAAAAACCTCAATTGGAAGAACAGTTTTACAAAAAATCGTCTCTTTCTTTAATAAAGTTTTATCATTTGGTAACGAAGGTATTTCATTTGTATTCGGTGATTTATCGACAAAGGGTTATTTCTGGATTAATGTTTTAATGATGATCATTTTCGTATCTTCATTATTATCAATTTTGACTTACACAAGAATACTACCGTTAGCAATTAAATATATCGGTGGTGCAGTTGCAAAAATTACAGGCTTACCAAAGATTGAGTCTTTCGTTGCTGTAAATAGTATGGTATTCGGTGATACAACAGCAATTCTTTCTGTTAAAACTGAATTACATAAACTAACACCTAACCGATTATTTGTTGTCGTTACTTCTTCGTTAGTAGCGGTATCATGTTCGATCTTAGGTGCATATATGCAAATGATTCCCCCTGAATATGTACTAGTTGCACTACCAATCAACGTGTTCTCTGGTTTAATTCTTTCTTCAATGGCATGTCCTGTTACATCAGAACAAGATGAAGATATTAATGTCAAAGAAATGATTAAAGAAAAGTCATTATTTGAAGCCATCGGTAACGGTGCTCTTGATGGAGGTAAAGTTGCTTTAATTGTAGGTGCAATGTTAATAACCTATATTGGTTTACTTGCAATGATTAATTTCGTATTCAATTCAATTATCGGAATGACATTTACTGAAATTTTAGGATATGTTTTTGCACCTGTTGCTTTCATCATGGGTATCCCAACAGATGAATTAGTACGCTCAGGATCAGTTATGGGGACAAAAGTTGCTGCAAATGAGTTTGTCGCAATGCTTGATTTCCAAAAAATCATTCCTAATTTATCAACAAAAACTGTAGCAATCGTGTCATCATTCTTAGTATCATTTGCTAACTTTTCATCAATTGGTATTATATATGGTGCAATTGCTGCAATTGATAAAAAACAATCAGAGCTTTTTGCTAAATTTGGTTTAAAAGTATTATTAGTTGCTACGCTAGGTTCAGTATTAACAGGAACGATTGTAGGATTATTTGTTAGATAA
- a CDS encoding diphthine--ammonia ligase produces the protein MVIAINKKKIAVSFSGKDSTLALHDLLHSDEFEVVVLIASVTEGFNRTSIHGVRIELLEAQANSIGLPLKKIWIPENCSNQKYQEIMTKVNLELKEQGIECIAFGDLFLEDVRKYREEMLKPLGIKPIFPLWGQGTTNVIERFISLGYKTIITCVDLTRLSEEFSGKEIDFRLIYELPKEVDPCGENGEYHSFVFDGPIFNNPIQFGIGEKKLTADVYTGEIRFCYTDLILA, from the coding sequence GTGGTAATCGCAATTAATAAGAAAAAAATAGCAGTATCTTTTAGTGGTAAAGATTCAACTTTGGCATTGCATGATCTTTTACATTCTGATGAATTTGAAGTAGTAGTACTAATCGCATCAGTAACTGAAGGATTTAATCGGACGAGCATTCATGGAGTTAGGATTGAATTATTGGAGGCGCAAGCAAATTCAATCGGTCTACCATTAAAGAAAATTTGGATTCCAGAAAATTGTTCTAATCAAAAATATCAAGAAATTATGACAAAAGTAAATTTAGAGCTAAAGGAACAAGGGATTGAATGTATTGCATTTGGAGATTTATTTCTTGAAGACGTACGAAAATATCGAGAGGAAATGCTTAAACCATTAGGAATTAAGCCAATTTTTCCATTATGGGGTCAAGGTACGACAAATGTGATTGAACGCTTTATTTCCTTAGGCTATAAAACAATTATTACATGTGTTGATTTAACTAGATTATCAGAAGAATTTTCTGGTAAAGAAATAGATTTTCGATTAATCTACGAACTTCCAAAAGAGGTTGATCCTTGCGGTGAGAATGGAGAATACCATTCATTTGTATTTGATGGTCCTATTTTCAATAATCCCATTCAGTTTGGCATTGGAGAAAAGAAGCTAACTGCTGATGTTTATACAGGAGAAATTAGATTTTGTTATACAGATTTAATTCTTGCATGA
- a CDS encoding DeoR/GlpR family DNA-binding transcription regulator: protein MYQEQRLALIIKYLASNSEITLEEICKMLSVSKDTARRDLVKLEERGEIMRIKGGATLPTTNRNLTDYKERNVTEGKEKIAQRAALLIRETSDLLMDTSSTCALMSKFMSGKQVNVITNSIDIVDLLGEFEEIQTFMLPGKFNRKNRNLVGPRTIETLNDFKVDQLFLGACGISADGITSPDEEEAFLKKKMISCAKQVVLLADHSKFEKVFLHKVSDIKGIDIIITDKDPAEEFKRKIIENNIHLISLEEEESERVSDGKN, encoded by the coding sequence ATGTATCAAGAACAAAGATTAGCTTTGATAATAAAGTATTTAGCTTCAAATAGTGAGATTACTTTAGAAGAAATATGTAAAATGCTTAGCGTTTCAAAGGATACAGCAAGAAGAGATCTCGTCAAACTTGAAGAACGCGGAGAAATTATGCGAATAAAGGGTGGAGCAACACTTCCAACTACTAATCGAAATTTAACCGATTATAAAGAACGAAATGTAACTGAAGGTAAGGAGAAAATTGCGCAAAGAGCTGCATTACTTATTCGTGAAACTAGTGACTTATTAATGGACACATCTTCAACTTGTGCACTCATGTCTAAATTTATGTCAGGTAAACAAGTTAATGTAATTACAAACTCAATTGATATAGTAGATTTATTAGGTGAGTTTGAGGAAATTCAAACCTTTATGTTACCAGGAAAATTTAATCGAAAAAATAGAAATTTAGTTGGTCCTAGGACAATTGAAACGCTTAATGACTTCAAAGTTGACCAGTTATTTCTTGGAGCTTGTGGAATTAGCGCTGACGGAATAACTTCACCTGATGAAGAGGAAGCGTTTTTGAAGAAAAAAATGATCAGTTGTGCAAAACAAGTAGTTTTATTGGCGGATCATTCAAAGTTTGAAAAAGTTTTTCTGCACAAAGTAAGTGATATTAAGGGGATAGACATCATTATTACAGACAAAGATCCAGCTGAAGAATTTAAAAGAAAAATAATCGAAAATAATATTCATTTAATTAGTTTAGAAGAAGAGGAAAGTGAGAGGGTTTCGGATGGAAAAAATTAA